One window of Papaver somniferum cultivar HN1 chromosome 9, ASM357369v1, whole genome shotgun sequence genomic DNA carries:
- the LOC113310117 gene encoding transcription termination factor MTERF8, chloroplastic-like: MFRSLRTKLIRNRIINGVDSKPLCVQNPCFILLHHVKVRFVSSSSSFVVCYLMNSCGLTEKQALSASKKLNFKTSSKPDTVLTFFQDYGFTKPDISKIITREPVILSLDARKTLKPKLDYFNSKEISRLEIIKLLSTNSTVLTRSLQNHIIPFFNFIKNIVGTDRYTCIVFRRTMFPPVGFIEKMKLNLQVLRDEGVPQSKIVKFLISHPRSLCTGKFKDIIQEIKGMGFDPHKYAFTSAIHALSAMSKSTWEMKLNVFRKWGWSDSQIQNAFIFHPQCMKHSEKMISAKMDYLVNQMGISSPLIARCPVILNYSLEKRIIPRCSFYQSLVSKGLIEKDKIRISSLLCITEKSFLDKYVIKYQQEAPELLKVKELSGGIVD; this comes from the exons ATGTTTCGTTCTCTACGCACTAAATTGATTCGAAATAGGATCATCAATGGAGTAGATTCAAAACCCCTTTGTGtacaaaacccttgttttattcttcttcatcatgtcaAGGTTAGatttgtttcttcatcttcatcatttgtAGTTTGTTACTTGATGAATTCATGTGGGTTAACTGAAAAACAAGCTCTCTCTGCTTCTAAGAAACTTAATTTCAAAACCTCATCGAAACCAGACACTGTTCTTACTTTCTTTCAAGATTACGGGTTCACTAAACCCGACATCTCCAAAATCATTACCAGGGAGCCAGTCATCCTTTCACTTGATGCTCGTAAAACCCTTAAACCCAAACTTGATTACTTCAATTCTAAAGAGATCTCTAGACTTGAGATCATCAAGTTATTATCTACTAACTCAACCGTTCTAACAAGAAGTTTACAAAATCATATCATTCCTTTTTTCAATTTCATCAAAAACATCGTTGGTACCGATAGATATACATGCATTGTTTTCCGGAGAACGATGTTTCCTCCTGTGGGTTTCATTGAGAAAATGAAGCTCAACTTACAGGTTTTGAGAGATGAAGGTGTTCCTCAATCAAAGATTGTCAAGTTTCTAATCAGTCACCCGAGATCACTATGCACTGGCAAATTCAAGGACATTATACAAGAAATTAAGGGTATGGGTTTTGATCCACACAAATATGCATTTACTAGTGCTATTCATGCTTTGTCTGCGATGAGTAAATCGACTTGGGAAATGAAGTTGAATGTTTTCAGGAAATGGGGTTGGTCGGATTCTCAAATTCAGAATGCATTTATATTTCATCCTCAGTGTATGAAGCACTCTGAGAAGATGATATCGGCGAAAATGGATTACCTTGTAAATCAAATGGGTATTAGTTCACCGCTTATTGCCAGATGCCCTGTGATTCTGAATTATAGCTTGGAGAAGAGGATTATACCTAGGTGTTCATTTTATCAAAGTTTAGTCTCCAAGGGTCTCATTGAGAAGGATAAAATTAGAATATCTTCACTTTTATGCATAACTGAGAAGTCTTTCTTGGACAAGTATGTGATCAAGTATCAGCAAGAAGCTCCTGAACTACTGAAG GTCAAAGAACTCTCAGGTGGAATTGTTGACTGA
- the LOC113314378 gene encoding 40S ribosomal protein S27-2-like gives MVLSNDIDLLNPPADLEKRRHKLKRLVQSPNSFFMDVKCQGCFNITTVFSHSQTVVVCGNCQSVLCQPTGGKARLTDGCSFRRKGD, from the exons ATG GTTCTCTCAAATGATATCGATCTGTTGAATCCACCAGCTGATTTGGAGAAGAGGAGGCACAAGCTTAAGCGTTTGGTTCAATCCCCAAACTCCTTCTTCATG GATGTTAAGTGCCAAGGATGCTTCAACAT AACTACTGTATTCAGTCACTCACAAACAGTGGTTGTATGTGGAAATTGTCAATCTGTCTTGTGCCAACCAACTGGAGGTAAAGCTAGGCTTACTGACGGATGCTCATTCAGGAGAAAGGGAGATTAA